One Parachlamydia sp. AcF125 DNA segment encodes these proteins:
- a CDS encoding AMP nucleosidase → MTDSEVTNFDREEEEIAIGTLERYSGSDAAEFQPYLLLTNFPKYVQYFASSRDVPIVEGSMFSVAHSPKEKVSILDFKIGSPAAALIVDLCAHLPIKASLLLGMCGGLRRHYQVGDYFVPVAGIRGEGTSDFYFSQEVPALANFLVQKAVTNVLMEDGIKYHLGITHTTNKRFWEFNADFKARLNTTRPQAVEMECATLFMASYYHKLPLGALLLISDLPLSPKGIKTKKSSQDVFTKYTGEHVELGIKAIEELDNLLKLEEKGVFRGRRRKFEKTIGD, encoded by the coding sequence ATGACCGATAGTGAAGTAACGAACTTTGATAGAGAAGAAGAAGAGATTGCAATAGGCACGTTAGAGAGATATTCCGGATCAGATGCCGCTGAATTTCAACCCTATCTCCTGTTAACGAATTTTCCTAAATATGTGCAATATTTTGCTTCAAGCCGCGATGTGCCCATCGTGGAAGGATCGATGTTTTCAGTCGCCCATTCCCCCAAAGAAAAGGTGAGTATTCTCGATTTTAAGATTGGGTCTCCTGCAGCTGCGTTAATCGTCGATTTATGTGCCCATTTGCCCATTAAAGCAAGCCTTCTTTTAGGGATGTGTGGAGGATTAAGGCGCCATTATCAAGTGGGAGACTATTTTGTGCCCGTTGCAGGAATTCGTGGGGAAGGAACTTCAGACTTCTATTTTTCACAAGAAGTGCCAGCTCTTGCAAACTTTCTTGTTCAAAAGGCCGTGACAAATGTCTTGATGGAAGATGGGATTAAATATCATCTTGGAATTACCCATACCACAAACAAACGGTTTTGGGAATTTAACGCAGATTTCAAGGCCCGTTTGAATACGACTCGACCTCAAGCCGTTGAAATGGAATGCGCTACTCTTTTTATGGCAAGCTATTATCACAAGTTACCGCTTGGCGCGTTACTTCTTATTTCAGACCTTCCTTTAAGTCCGAAAGGTATCAAGACTAAAAAGAGCTCCCAAGATGTTTTTACCAAATATACGGGTGAGCATGTGGAGTTAGGAATAAAGGCTATTGAAGAGTTAGATAACTTACTTAAGTTAGAAGAAAAAGGCGTTTTTAGAGGTAGAAGGCGCAAATTTGAAAAAACAATTGGCGACTAA
- a CDS encoding MBL fold metallo-hydrolase, with translation MKIKKSENPNLSIHTYLIIDEETQQAAVVDPARNIEPLLALIEEEKVQVTYILETHVHADFVSGAKELKHHLQKKPVIVCSGLGGEEWQPRYADRLIAKDREILNLGHLALQAWYVPGHTPEHIMWLILKQDSPLAVFSGDFLLGGSLGRPDLLGQSKLFELAKLLYQSAFHVLRDLPDHLPVYPAHGAGSFCGKNIADKSLLILGEEKRTNPHLIPQAEEMWIKQLLEGMPPAPSYFSRLKQLNVKGADLIQSLVPPRRLEAQELHSPGLVVVDLRDQEAFAQSFVKGSINIPFGLSFTKWAAEILLADSPLALVTPDIETCVQALKLLRLIGLDHVIGYMMWQEELLAPSMKDSFPLMLPQNVHFNPNEPIIDVRTREEWDQGHIAGALHIPLALFAKEELELSPDKPLLMICGSGYRSSIAASLAKRKGFIHLASIKGGMQAWKKALLPIIKSED, from the coding sequence ATGAAAATAAAAAAAAGCGAAAATCCAAATTTATCAATTCATACTTACCTCATCATTGATGAAGAGACACAGCAAGCTGCCGTCGTGGACCCTGCTCGAAATATTGAGCCTTTACTTGCGTTAATTGAAGAAGAAAAGGTTCAAGTGACCTACATATTGGAAACGCATGTGCATGCAGATTTTGTCTCGGGAGCAAAAGAACTTAAGCACCATTTGCAAAAAAAGCCTGTGATTGTCTGTTCGGGGCTAGGGGGGGAAGAATGGCAACCTCGTTATGCTGATCGCCTGATTGCAAAAGATCGCGAAATACTCAACCTTGGTCATTTGGCTTTACAAGCCTGGTACGTACCTGGGCATACTCCTGAACATATCATGTGGCTTATTTTAAAGCAGGATTCTCCCCTGGCTGTATTCTCAGGGGATTTTCTTTTAGGAGGTTCGCTGGGTCGCCCAGACCTTTTAGGGCAAAGCAAACTTTTTGAACTAGCCAAACTGCTTTACCAAAGCGCTTTTCATGTTTTAAGGGATTTACCCGATCATCTACCCGTTTATCCGGCGCATGGGGCAGGCTCTTTTTGTGGAAAAAACATTGCCGATAAAAGTCTTCTCATTCTAGGGGAGGAAAAACGCACAAATCCTCACTTGATCCCCCAAGCAGAAGAAATGTGGATTAAACAATTATTAGAGGGAATGCCTCCGGCGCCTAGTTATTTTTCTCGTTTAAAACAGTTAAATGTTAAAGGGGCGGATTTAATTCAATCGCTTGTTCCTCCTCGCCGGTTAGAAGCTCAGGAATTGCATTCACCCGGCCTGGTTGTCGTAGACCTTAGAGACCAAGAAGCGTTCGCCCAATCATTTGTAAAAGGATCTATTAATATTCCTTTTGGGCTTTCTTTCACTAAGTGGGCAGCTGAAATTCTGCTTGCAGACTCTCCCCTTGCGCTTGTCACCCCTGATATCGAAACTTGTGTCCAAGCTTTGAAGCTGCTTAGGTTGATTGGCTTAGATCATGTGATCGGTTATATGATGTGGCAAGAGGAATTGCTAGCCCCATCCATGAAGGATTCTTTTCCTTTAATGCTTCCCCAGAATGTCCATTTTAATCCTAATGAGCCTATCATTGATGTGCGAACTCGTGAGGAGTGGGATCAAGGACATATAGCAGGAGCGCTTCATATTCCTTTAGCGCTTTTTGCTAAAGAAGAGCTTGAGCTTTCTCCAGACAAGCCCCTTCTTATGATTTGCGGTAGCGGTTATCGCTCTTCAATTGCAGCTTCTCTCGCAAAAAGAAAGGGATTTATCCACTTAGCTAGTATTAAAGGGGGGATGCAAGCTTGGAAAAAGGCCTTATTACCTATTATAAAATCGGAGGATTAA